A region from the Geitlerinema sp. PCC 9228 genome encodes:
- a CDS encoding permease, whose product MQISPFWRQQWRPLTLIVTIFLLCFYLPVESLQNFPRLENAFWEALYLVRWYAREHVLLCLIPAFFIAGAIAVFLGQNSVIKYLGSKANPFLAYGVASVSGIILAVCSCTVLPLFAGIYRMGAGLGAATTFLYSGPAINILAITLTTRILGLQLGIARAVGAIVFSIVIGVAMQFIFRQEEQEKADKEMVLPDEETTRPLWQNALFLAVLVGILVFANWASPEATSGVWYAIYEAKWVVTGVLGVALAAILVAWFGLAAGKVILIAGVTAVLAFQFGENPLVPFGFAVLGLSWLTSTNRDETGEWFESSWDNAKQILPLLLVGIFVAGMLLGRPSGEGLIPSEWIVTAVGSNSLFANFFAAIAGAFMYFATLTEIPILQGLLGNGMASGPALALLLAGPALSLPNMLVIRSVIGTKKTMVFVLLVVGMATASGFIYGSLAE is encoded by the coding sequence ATGCAAATATCGCCCTTTTGGCGACAGCAGTGGAGGCCTCTAACTCTCATTGTTACTATCTTTCTACTTTGCTTTTACTTACCCGTAGAAAGCTTGCAAAATTTCCCACGTTTGGAAAATGCCTTTTGGGAAGCACTTTATCTGGTACGGTGGTATGCTAGAGAACACGTCCTTTTGTGTTTGATTCCAGCTTTTTTTATTGCTGGCGCGATCGCCGTTTTCCTCGGTCAAAACTCAGTCATCAAATATTTGGGGTCTAAAGCCAATCCCTTCCTAGCCTACGGCGTTGCCTCCGTATCCGGTATAATTTTAGCTGTGTGTTCCTGTACGGTTTTGCCCTTATTTGCCGGAATTTACCGTATGGGGGCAGGATTGGGGGCAGCCACAACATTTCTGTATTCGGGACCAGCAATTAACATTCTTGCCATCACCCTCACCACGCGAATTTTGGGACTGCAACTGGGCATTGCCCGCGCCGTTGGCGCTATTGTATTTAGCATTGTTATTGGTGTTGCCATGCAGTTTATTTTCCGCCAAGAGGAACAAGAAAAAGCCGACAAGGAAATGGTCTTGCCAGATGAAGAAACCACGCGACCTCTGTGGCAAAACGCTCTATTTCTTGCTGTGTTGGTAGGCATTTTGGTTTTTGCCAACTGGGCATCCCCAGAGGCAACTTCTGGGGTTTGGTATGCGATTTACGAAGCCAAATGGGTTGTCACTGGTGTTTTGGGCGTGGCGTTGGCTGCGATTCTGGTGGCTTGGTTTGGTTTGGCTGCTGGCAAAGTGATTTTAATAGCAGGTGTAACGGCAGTTTTGGCGTTTCAATTTGGCGAAAATCCCTTGGTTCCTTTTGGATTTGCCGTTTTGGGATTGTCTTGGTTAACCAGTACCAATCGCGATGAAACTGGCGAATGGTTTGAATCGAGTTGGGATAATGCCAAGCAAATTTTGCCGCTGTTGCTGGTGGGAATTTTTGTGGCTGGGATGTTGTTAGGTCGCCCCAGTGGAGAAGGTTTGATTCCTTCAGAATGGATTGTGACGGCTGTGGGCAGCAATTCCTTGTTTGCCAATTTCTTTGCCGCGATCGCTGGGGCGTTCATGTATTTTGCTACACTAACAGAAATCCCCATTTTGCAGGGATTGCTGGGCAATGGCATGGCATCGGGACCAGCGTTGGCGTTGTTGCTGGCTGGACCCGCATTATCGCTACCCAATATGCTGGTAATTCGCAGCGTTATCGGTACGAAGAAAACCATGGTATTTGTTTTGTTGGTGGTGGGAATGGCTACTGCTAGCGGTTTTATCTATGGAAGCCTTGCCGAATAA
- a CDS encoding thioredoxin family protein: protein MSHIKVEVLGTGCQKCRQLESNAKEAIAALNIDAEITHITDPMQIAERGVMKTPALVVNGKVVSQGKVWRSEDIQPHLNS from the coding sequence ATGAGTCATATAAAAGTTGAAGTTTTGGGAACTGGTTGTCAAAAGTGCCGACAACTGGAAAGTAACGCCAAAGAAGCGATCGCCGCTTTAAATATAGACGCAGAGATAACACACATTACCGACCCCATGCAAATCGCCGAACGCGGCGTTATGAAAACACCAGCTTTGGTGGTTAACGGTAAAGTCGTAAGTCAGGGAAAAGTGTGGCGTTCTGAAGACATCCAGCCCCATTTAAATAGCTAA
- a CDS encoding heavy metal-responsive transcriptional regulator: protein MLQVGEVARRLGLNPQTIYFYERIGLIPAPQRTEAGYRLFDESDIERLHFIVRAKSLGLRLEEIKEILALKDGRSLTCQALYKRLNRKVRDIEENIRQLQALRDDLLPLLERCQANLEHNPHRECVVLEARPKEANESDE from the coding sequence ATGCTGCAAGTGGGCGAAGTTGCGCGTCGTTTGGGTTTGAACCCACAAACGATTTATTTTTACGAACGAATTGGTTTAATTCCAGCACCCCAGCGTACGGAAGCTGGCTATCGACTTTTTGACGAATCCGATATAGAACGCTTGCATTTTATCGTACGTGCCAAATCTTTGGGGCTGCGTTTGGAGGAAATTAAAGAAATTTTAGCACTCAAAGACGGGCGATCGCTAACTTGTCAAGCCCTTTATAAAAGACTCAATCGCAAAGTTCGGGATATCGAAGAAAATATTCGACAGTTGCAGGCATTGCGCGACGATTTATTGCCGCTGTTGGAACGGTGTCAAGCCAATCTCGAACACAATCCCCATCGCGAATGTGTGGTTTTGGAAGCACGACCAAAAGAAGCGAACGAATCCGACGAATAG